The following proteins are encoded in a genomic region of Paenibacillus sp. FSL R7-0273:
- a CDS encoding cysteine ABC transporter substrate-binding protein, translating to MGKGRKLVTGIIAASMLLVGLTACSNSDNNVGSNSSSSKFDSIEQLKKNDKIRIGVFADKPPFGYVDSEGKNQGFDVYIAKRFAKDLLGDESKAEFVLVDAASRVAYLESNKVDIIMANFTVTDERKEKVDFASPYMKLSFGIVSPDSAPITSIDQLKEKGQRLIVAKGTTAETYFTKEYPDIELLKFDQYTEIFSALKDGRGAAIANDNTELIAWTKSNPGFTVSIPAFGGQDTIAPAVAKGNTELLNWLNTELETLGKEQFIHEAYNATLNEVYGEGYTDELVVEGGKIE from the coding sequence ATGGGTAAAGGCAGAAAATTAGTAACGGGTATTATTGCGGCAAGTATGCTGCTGGTGGGACTGACTGCATGCAGTAATTCGGATAACAACGTCGGATCGAATTCGTCTTCTTCCAAGTTTGATTCGATTGAACAGCTGAAGAAGAACGATAAGATCCGGATCGGGGTATTTGCCGACAAGCCGCCGTTTGGCTATGTGGATTCCGAAGGAAAGAATCAGGGCTTTGACGTCTATATTGCCAAAAGATTTGCCAAGGATCTGCTCGGCGATGAATCCAAGGCAGAATTTGTCCTGGTGGATGCGGCCAGCCGTGTAGCCTACCTCGAATCCAATAAAGTGGACATCATTATGGCCAACTTTACGGTTACGGATGAGCGGAAGGAAAAGGTCGATTTTGCCAGCCCGTATATGAAGCTCTCCTTCGGGATCGTCTCCCCGGACAGTGCGCCGATCACCTCCATCGACCAGCTGAAGGAGAAAGGCCAGAGGCTGATCGTCGCCAAGGGGACTACGGCTGAAACCTACTTCACCAAAGAATATCCGGACATTGAGCTGCTGAAATTCGACCAGTATACCGAGATTTTCTCTGCACTCAAGGACGGCCGCGGCGCCGCGATTGCCAATGACAACACCGAGCTGATCGCCTGGACCAAATCCAATCCCGGCTTCACCGTAAGCATCCCGGCCTTCGGCGGGCAGGATACGATTGCCCCGGCAGTAGCCAAGGGCAACACCGAGCTGCTGAACTGGCTCAACACCGAGCTCGAGACGCTGGGCAAGGAGCAGTTCATTCATGAGGCGTATAATGCGACCCTGAATGAGGTTTACGGTGAAGGCTATACCGACGAGCTGGTGGTTGAGGGCGGTAAAATCGAGTAG
- a CDS encoding amino acid ABC transporter permease — MPNSGIEVLFEGSNFERLLGGLLVTIEISFVSIVIGTVLGVLMGLLRTVNSRPLRLVLRLYLEAFRIIPILVWLYVVHFSFSPMLHIDISGEATAILVFSLWGAAEIGDIVRGALESMPKHQVESGQALGLSRGQLYRHILIPQAVRRMLPGSINLATRMVKTTSLVVLIGVIEVVKIGQQIIELGVIKAPNASFWVYGFIFILYFLVCYPLSRLSRRFEHKWQN, encoded by the coding sequence ATGCCGAATTCGGGAATTGAGGTGCTGTTTGAGGGCTCGAACTTCGAGCGGCTGCTCGGGGGACTGCTGGTTACGATCGAAATTTCTTTTGTCTCCATTGTTATAGGGACTGTGCTGGGGGTGCTGATGGGCCTGCTGCGGACGGTGAATTCCCGGCCTTTGCGGCTTGTTCTGCGGCTGTACCTGGAGGCCTTCCGGATTATTCCGATCCTGGTCTGGCTGTACGTGGTGCATTTCAGCTTTTCGCCTATGCTGCACATTGATATCAGCGGAGAGGCTACTGCGATCCTGGTGTTCAGTCTCTGGGGGGCGGCGGAGATCGGCGATATTGTGCGCGGCGCGCTGGAATCGATGCCTAAGCATCAGGTGGAGTCGGGGCAGGCGCTGGGCTTAAGCAGAGGTCAGCTGTACCGGCATATTCTGATCCCGCAGGCGGTGCGGCGGATGCTGCCGGGCTCGATCAATCTGGCTACCCGGATGGTGAAAACAACGTCGCTGGTTGTGCTGATCGGTGTTATCGAGGTGGTAAAGATCGGGCAGCAGATTATTGAGCTGGGTGTGATCAAAGCGCCGAATGCCTCGTTCTGGGTGTACGGGTTCATCTTTATCCTGTATTTCCTTGTCTGTTACCCGCTGTCCAGACTATCCAGGAGATTCGAGCATAAATGGCAAAATTAG
- a CDS encoding extracellular solute-binding protein: MKRNWLKTAGIAAGALSLLVVTACGGQNQGNTTAAAADGNTAATAEPAATAAPAGDQTLTVYLNDFDAVIGEMFEKETGIKLNIVSGNGAEIMSRIEAEQGNPQWDVVWIDAMPSINGLDAKGQLLTGWTPDNVAGLKDQYESLIPEDGSYYPTGAHAAGIIVYNKNNITGADIPASWEDLSRTAYKGRLGMADPAIAAPAYPFVSSFFEDKGMDGGKAYFNTLMEQGLRVYPKNPQVVQALTAGEIDIAALQESNAYSMVAAGEPVELVWPEEGAPASVRVAAIQKDTAKADAAKQFVSFLLEPEVQQELVDTGDEAYFEPSAEGAEPKADRAADAKLNFTEAAWASGHEAEIKQWFADQAVQ, encoded by the coding sequence GTGAAACGGAATTGGCTGAAAACAGCAGGTATTGCAGCAGGTGCGCTCTCATTATTGGTAGTTACAGCTTGCGGAGGACAGAACCAGGGTAATACAACTGCTGCAGCAGCTGACGGAAATACGGCAGCCACAGCTGAACCGGCGGCAACAGCTGCACCAGCCGGTGACCAGACGCTGACAGTGTACCTGAATGATTTTGATGCAGTCATCGGTGAAATGTTCGAGAAAGAGACCGGCATCAAGCTGAACATCGTCTCCGGTAACGGTGCCGAGATTATGTCCCGTATTGAAGCCGAGCAGGGCAATCCGCAGTGGGATGTCGTGTGGATCGATGCGATGCCTTCGATTAACGGGCTGGATGCCAAAGGACAGCTGCTGACCGGCTGGACGCCGGATAATGTGGCCGGACTGAAAGACCAATATGAATCGCTGATTCCGGAAGACGGCTCGTATTATCCGACCGGAGCCCATGCTGCAGGAATCATTGTCTACAATAAAAATAACATTACGGGTGCAGATATTCCTGCCTCCTGGGAAGACCTGAGCCGCACCGCTTATAAGGGCAGACTGGGCATGGCTGATCCGGCGATTGCGGCACCGGCGTATCCGTTTGTCTCCAGCTTTTTCGAGGATAAGGGAATGGACGGCGGGAAGGCCTACTTCAACACACTGATGGAGCAGGGGCTGCGCGTGTATCCGAAGAATCCGCAGGTGGTACAGGCTCTGACCGCTGGAGAAATTGATATTGCTGCGCTGCAGGAATCGAATGCGTATTCCATGGTGGCTGCCGGAGAACCGGTGGAGCTGGTATGGCCTGAAGAGGGAGCGCCGGCATCCGTACGTGTGGCTGCAATCCAGAAGGATACGGCAAAGGCTGACGCCGCGAAGCAGTTCGTGAGCTTCCTGCTGGAGCCGGAAGTACAGCAGGAGCTGGTCGATACCGGGGATGAGGCTTATTTCGAGCCATCGGCGGAGGGTGCAGAACCGAAGGCTGACCGTGCTGCTGATGCCAAGCTGAACTTTACAGAGGCCGCATGGGCGAGCGGGCATGAGGCTGAGATCAAGCAATGGTTTGCCGATCAGGCTGTGCAGTAA
- a CDS encoding HIT family protein: protein MEKNNEYMYCMEDERRDNLMLEVAQLAVSTVFLFKEQTYKGRCNVVYKDHVKELFQLSPEELAAFMGDVQKAAAAIDQAFGPDKLNYGAYGDKLHHLHMHIVPKYEGQKDWGSTFEMNPGQAYLTDEEYAERIALLQKYL, encoded by the coding sequence ATGGAAAAGAATAACGAGTACATGTATTGTATGGAGGATGAGCGCCGGGATAACCTGATGCTGGAGGTGGCACAGCTTGCGGTATCGACGGTATTCCTGTTCAAGGAGCAGACGTATAAGGGCAGATGCAATGTCGTATACAAGGATCATGTAAAGGAGCTGTTCCAGCTTTCCCCTGAAGAATTGGCGGCCTTTATGGGCGATGTGCAAAAAGCGGCTGCCGCGATCGACCAGGCCTTCGGGCCGGACAAACTCAATTACGGGGCTTACGGGGACAAGCTGCATCATCTGCATATGCATATTGTGCCTAAATATGAGGGGCAGAAGGACTGGGGCTCAACCTTTGAGATGAATCCGGGGCAGGCGTATTTAACAGATGAGGAGTATGCAGAACGGATCGCACTGCTGCAAAAATATTTATAG
- a CDS encoding glycosyl hydrolase has translation MKAPLFRDPVYDGAADPVIIWNREAQEWWMIYTNRRVTAEGEGVAWVHGTDLGVASSRDGGTSWLYRGTLQGLDMEWGRNTFWAPEIIWHDGLYHMYVSYIQGIPSGWAGHRRDMLHYTSLNLLDWTFCSKLELSSDRVIDACIHKLPGGGFRMWYKDEANGSHTYAADSKDLYQWEATGPVITGRPHEGANVFRFKDHYWMIVDEWRGQGVFRSADLETWERNGLILDRPGTREDDGTIGLHADVVVQGDEAYIFYFTHPGRDGSESEDTPEGRYQSRRSSVQAARLDVIDGVLVCDRNEAFELKLLPEQD, from the coding sequence ATGAAGGCACCTTTATTCAGGGACCCGGTATACGACGGGGCAGCAGATCCGGTCATCATCTGGAACCGGGAAGCACAGGAATGGTGGATGATTTATACGAACCGCAGAGTGACAGCGGAGGGAGAAGGTGTGGCCTGGGTGCACGGCACAGACCTCGGTGTTGCTTCCTCGCGCGACGGCGGGACAAGCTGGCTGTACCGCGGCACCCTGCAGGGGCTCGATATGGAATGGGGCCGCAATACGTTCTGGGCACCGGAGATTATCTGGCATGACGGGCTGTACCATATGTACGTCAGCTACATTCAGGGCATTCCGTCAGGCTGGGCCGGCCACCGGCGCGATATGCTCCATTATACCAGTCTTAACCTGCTGGACTGGACCTTCTGTTCCAAGCTTGAGCTGAGCTCGGACCGGGTAATCGATGCCTGCATCCACAAGCTGCCCGGCGGCGGGTTCCGCATGTGGTATAAGGATGAGGCGAACGGGTCGCATACCTATGCGGCGGACAGCAAGGACCTGTACCAGTGGGAGGCTACCGGACCTGTCATTACCGGACGGCCGCATGAAGGGGCCAACGTCTTCCGGTTCAAAGACCATTACTGGATGATAGTAGATGAATGGCGCGGGCAGGGCGTCTTCCGCTCCGCTGACCTGGAGACATGGGAGCGTAACGGTCTGATCCTGGACCGGCCGGGAACCCGTGAGGATGACGGTACCATCGGGCTGCATGCAGATGTCGTTGTGCAGGGCGATGAGGCTTACATCTTCTACTTCACGCATCCCGGCAGAGACGGCAGCGAGAGCGAAGACACCCCTGAAGGCAGATACCAGAGCCGCCGCTCCTCGGTTCAGGCTGCCCGGCTGGATGTAATTGATGGCGTGCTTGTCTGCGACCGGAATGAGGCGTTCGAGCTCAAGCTGCTGCCGGAGCAGGATTAA
- a CDS encoding amino acid ABC transporter permease: protein MNLDWEFIMESLPLYGDAMWLTVKLALIAIALSLVLGLVFSLVLFYKVKGLRSIILAYIELSRNTPLLVQLFFLYYGLPKVGIHMSEFQCAVVGMTFLGGSYMTEAFRSGIEAVGRTQLESGLSIGLSKVQLARYVILPQALAISIPSLGANAIFLLKETSIVGAIALMDLMNVAKDLIGMHYKTAESLLLLVLAYLILVLPLSLLLSWVERKVRHAEFGN from the coding sequence ATGAATTTAGACTGGGAGTTTATTATGGAAAGCCTGCCCTTGTACGGGGATGCCATGTGGCTGACGGTGAAGCTGGCGTTAATCGCGATTGCGCTGTCGCTCGTGCTCGGGCTTGTGTTTAGTCTGGTGCTTTTTTATAAGGTTAAAGGGCTTAGAAGCATTATTCTGGCTTACATCGAATTGTCGAGAAACACGCCGCTGCTGGTCCAGCTGTTCTTCCTGTATTACGGCTTGCCGAAGGTGGGCATTCACATGAGCGAGTTCCAGTGTGCGGTGGTCGGGATGACTTTTCTCGGAGGCAGCTACATGACGGAAGCGTTCAGAAGCGGAATCGAGGCGGTCGGACGGACACAGCTGGAGTCGGGGCTTAGTATCGGACTGAGCAAGGTGCAGCTGGCGAGATACGTGATTCTTCCGCAGGCGCTGGCTATCAGTATTCCTTCTTTGGGAGCGAACGCGATTTTTCTGCTGAAGGAAACGTCCATTGTCGGGGCGATCGCCTTGATGGACCTGATGAACGTCGCCAAGGATCTGATCGGCATGCATTACAAAACTGCGGAATCCCTGCTGCTGCTGGTGCTGGCCTATCTGATTCTGGTGCTGCCTTTGTCGCTCCTGCTCAGCTGGGTGGAAAGGAAGGTGCGGCATGCCGAATTCGGGAATTGA
- a CDS encoding LysR family transcriptional regulator, with translation MNVQQLKVFVEVMRRETLQEAAETLELTQPTVSFHLRKLEESLGTPLFRKQSRKLIRTEAAEELLPYARRVVSLMEEAAERMRARALHTHSRLKLGASYTPATYYLPPFLADYRHQYPDTDLLLTVKKAETVLSLLRHHEIDAAVISLPDEPLKGLQVLPLIEDELQLVMKPGHPLGGAEPLTAEQLQGETFLLHEQGSTSRQLAEEWAAYAGVQFRSVMELGAIETIKETLKFNSGIGVLPLRSVLKETAAGELIRRPLPGDGYVNRRHICLVYRDEPIYARHIRDFIEYIRGIAGAGSSS, from the coding sequence TTGAACGTACAGCAGCTAAAAGTATTTGTGGAGGTTATGCGCAGGGAGACTTTGCAGGAAGCAGCGGAGACGCTGGAGCTTACCCAGCCGACCGTCAGCTTTCATCTGCGCAAGCTGGAGGAGAGCCTCGGGACTCCGCTGTTCCGCAAGCAGTCGAGGAAGCTGATCCGCACGGAGGCGGCGGAAGAACTGCTGCCGTATGCTCGGCGCGTCGTTTCACTCATGGAGGAGGCGGCAGAACGAATGCGGGCACGGGCCTTGCATACACACAGCCGGCTGAAGCTTGGCGCGAGCTATACCCCGGCCACTTATTATCTGCCGCCGTTTTTGGCGGATTACAGGCACCAGTATCCTGATACGGACTTATTGCTGACGGTTAAAAAAGCCGAAACGGTGCTTTCGCTGTTAAGACACCACGAAATTGATGCAGCGGTCATCTCACTGCCGGACGAGCCGCTGAAGGGACTGCAGGTGCTGCCGCTTATTGAGGATGAGCTGCAGCTGGTGATGAAGCCCGGCCATCCGCTCGGCGGAGCTGAGCCCCTGACTGCGGAGCAGCTGCAGGGCGAGACCTTTCTGCTCCATGAGCAGGGCTCTACCTCCCGGCAGCTGGCCGAGGAGTGGGCGGCTTACGCCGGCGTCCAGTTCCGGTCCGTCATGGAGCTGGGAGCGATCGAGACGATCAAGGAGACGCTGAAGTTCAACTCCGGCATCGGGGTGCTGCCGCTGCGCAGCGTCCTCAAGGAGACCGCAGCCGGCGAGCTGATCCGGCGGCCCCTGCCGGGAGACGGGTACGTCAACCGCCGGCACATCTGCCTCGTCTACCGGGACGAGCCGATCTATGCGCGGCATATCCGGGATTTTATCGAGTATATCCGGGGGATTGCCGGTGCCGGCTCTTCTTCCTGA
- a CDS encoding amino acid ABC transporter ATP-binding protein — protein MMKTGELLLEVQDVHKTFGDRQVLKGIDLQVERGEVIVILGPSGCGKSTLLRCLNGLEPVQGGHILYRGQDLAGGDVNWRELRQHIGMVFQNYELFPHMTVMENILLGPLKVQRRERTEAQQQAQELLDRVGLADRAGDYPRQLSGGQKQRIAIVRALCMNPDIILFDEVTASLDPEMVREVLDVILGLAKQGMTMIIVTHEMGFAKSVGDRIVFMDQGTVCEVAPPEQFFTSPATERAQHFLNIFEYNKL, from the coding sequence ATGATGAAGACAGGTGAGCTGCTGCTGGAGGTACAGGATGTCCATAAGACATTCGGTGACCGTCAGGTGCTGAAAGGAATTGATCTGCAGGTGGAGCGCGGAGAGGTCATTGTCATTCTCGGGCCTTCCGGCTGCGGCAAAAGCACCTTACTGCGCTGTCTCAACGGTCTTGAGCCGGTGCAGGGCGGACATATTCTATACCGCGGCCAGGATCTGGCCGGAGGGGATGTCAATTGGCGCGAGCTGCGCCAGCATATCGGGATGGTATTCCAGAATTATGAGCTGTTTCCGCATATGACGGTGATGGAGAATATTCTGCTGGGGCCGCTGAAGGTGCAGCGGAGAGAGCGTACGGAAGCGCAGCAGCAGGCGCAGGAGCTGCTGGATCGGGTCGGCCTGGCCGACCGGGCGGGCGATTATCCCCGGCAGCTGTCAGGCGGGCAAAAGCAGCGGATCGCGATTGTGCGGGCGCTGTGCATGAATCCGGACATTATTTTATTCGATGAGGTAACGGCTTCGCTTGATCCCGAGATGGTGCGCGAGGTGCTTGATGTCATCCTGGGGCTGGCAAAGCAGGGCATGACGATGATTATTGTGACGCATGAGATGGGATTCGCCAAATCGGTTGGCGACCGTATCGTTTTTATGGATCAAGGCACCGTATGTGAGGTTGCTCCGCCGGAGCAGTTCTTCACCAGTCCTGCGACAGAACGTGCACAGCACTTTCTTAATATTTTTGAGTACAACAAACTATAG